TGCCGCCGACGAAACAGTCGGGCCGTTCCCGCCGCAGCCACAGCGCGTAGGCGACGATCCACATCTTGACCGCGCCGGTGACGTCGAGTTCCGGTGTGCCGGTGAGCGATTGCAGCATGCCCGCGCGCAGCGCGAAATCGACCGGCCGCCGGTTGTCCGGGTCGACCAGCGAGTCCTCCCACAGTTCGCAACCCTGGTAGAGATCGGGGATGCCGGGGCCGCACAGCTGCAACAGCTTCTGCGCCAGCGCATCCGACCACGCGTGCGGTGCGAGCCGATGCACGAGATCGCCGAGTTCGGTGCCCACCGGGCCGTCGATCACCGTGTCCACCCAGGTGTGCACCTCGTCCTCGAAGGCGGCGTCCGGCTCCTCCCAGGAGGTCTTGGTGCCCGCCTCACGAATCGCCTTCTCCGCGAACTGGTGCAGGCGCTCCCGGAAACCGGGAATCGCCGCCGCGGGCCTGCCGTCCGGCGGCCACACGCCGAACATGTTCTGCAACAGGAACAATGTGGTGGCGCCGTCGGGTCCGGGCGCGGTCTCCTGCCACGAGGTGACGCTGCGCGCCCAGTCCTTCGCGGCCTGGGACAGCACGCCGATCCGGGCGCGCACGTCCTCGCCGCGCTTGGTGTCGTGGGTGGACAGCGTGGTCATGGTGGCGGGCCAGCGTTGCGCGCGTTCGATATTGGCGAGATGGAACTCGATCAGCGAGCGTCCGAAGCGGGCCGGGTTACCGCCCATCTCCTGCAGCGACACCAGCCGGGCCGCCTGATAGAACATGGTGTCCTCGACCGCCTTGGCCAGGATCGCACCGCCGACCTGATGGAAGCGGGTCACCGCCTCGCCGCCGATGGCCAGCGCCGCCGTCAGCACCGCGAGCGGGTTGGTCAGCTCGCTGTTGCGCCGTTCCACCTCGGTGATCACGGCGGCGGTCATCCCGGCCAGCGGCGCGTAATCGGTGCGGTAGACCGGCATGAACGCCAGTACCTCGATGGTCGCATTGGTCAGCGCCATGGTGTCCACCGACTCGGCGCGCGCGTCGCGTTTGATCGCCGCGACCAACCGCCGGACATCGGCGGTGAGCACGGTTTCGGCGACGGCCCGCTTGATCCGGTGCTCGGTTTCGGAGATCCAGGCGCGGTCGCTGCCGTGTCCGGCGAAGCGGCAGGACAATTCGGTGAGCGCGGGCTCGCCCTCCGGATCGATCAGCACCCCGCCCACGTCGGCGAGCGCGTCGTAACCGGTGGTGCCGTCGATCGGCAGGGTCACGTCCAGCGGCTCCCGGTTGGACAGCACCTTCTCCACGAGCAGCAGCCGGTTCGGCCCGATGATCTGCCGCAGACGGATGAGATACGCACCGGGGTCGGCCAATCCGTCCGGATGGTCGATCCGCACGCCGTCGATGATGTCGTGCGCGCACCACGCCGCGAGCTCGCGATGGGTGATCTCGAAGACCTCCGGGTCCTCCTGCCGGATGGCGGCGAGCCCGCCGACGGTGAAGTACCGGCGGTAGGTGCACACTCCGGCTTTCCAGCTGACCAGGCGGTAGTGCTGTTTGTCGTGGATGCGCAGGGCGTTGTCGCCGTCGGTGCCCGGCGCGATCGGGAAACGCAGGTCATGCAGGGCCAGCATGGGTTCCGCACCCGAACGGTCGACAGTGAGTGCGGCAGGGTCGTTCTCGCTCTGCAGCACGGGCAGGGCGAGGCGCCCGCCCGCGCCGTTGCCCGCGCTCCAATCGATGTCGAAGTAGTGTGCGAAGGACGACTCGCGGCCGTTGCGCAGCACATCCCACCACCACGGGTTCTGCCGCGGGTCGGCCACCCCGACATGGTTGGGCACCAGGTCGACGAGCAAACCCATACCGCGACTGCGTACCTCGTCGGAGAGCGCCTTGAGCCCGGCGGGCCCGCCGAGCGCGGCGGACACCGTGGTCGGGTCGGTGACGTCGTAGCCGTGCGTCGAACCCTTCGTCGCGGTGAGGATCGGCGACAGGTACAGGTGCGAGATGCCCAGCTGCTGTAAGTATTCCGCGATCGCCCGGGCGTCGGCGAAAGTCAGTGCGTCAGGGCGCAGTTGCAGCCGGTAGGTGCTGCGGATCGTGGTCGGGCGGGCCTTGGTCCGGCGCAGCGAAAGAGGGTCGGTCACGTGGGTCTCTGTGGCATCCGAGGGGGTCATGGGCGGTGGGGTCATCCCGCGTGCCGCAGCACGAGCAGACAGCGGGATTCGACGGCGACCGTGGCCGCCGCCGGGTAGTGCGCATCGGCGATACCGGTCGGCGTCGCGCAGTCCAGCGCGACCGTCCAGGACATGCCGTAGTCCGAGTTCGGCAAGGTGAAATCCATCGCTTCGTCGTGGGCGTTGAAGCACAGCAGGAACGAGTCGTCGGTGATGCGTTCCCCGCGCGGGTCCGGCTCGTGGATGCCCCTGCCGTTGAGGAACACGGTCAGCGATTTGCCGAAGCCGCTGTCCCAGTCCGCGGTGGTCATCTCCGACCCCTCCGGGGTGAACCAGGCGACGTCGCGCGCGTGATCGCGCGAGCGCACCGGCCTACCGTCGAGGAAGCGGCGGCGCCGGAAGATGGGGTGCTCGGTGCGCAACGCGATCACGTTGCGGGTGAATTCGAGCAGGTCCGAATTCTGCTGCAGCAGTGACCAATCCATCCAGGCGAGCGGGGAGTCCTGGCAGTACACGTTGTTGTTGCCGTGCTGGGTGCGGCCCATCTCGTCACCGTGCGCGAGCATCGGCACGCCCTGGCTGAGCACCAGCGTGGCCAGCAGATTGCGGCTCTGCCTGGCGCGCAACGCGAGAATGTCCGGGTCGTCGGTGGGGCCTTCGACGCCGCAGTTCCAGGATCGGTTCCAGCTCTCGCCGTCGCGGTTGTCCTCGCCGTTCGCCTCGTTGTGTTTCTCGTTGTAGGACACCAGGTCTCGCAGCGTGAAACCGTCGTGCGCGGTGACGAAGTTGATGCTCGCGCTGGGCCGGCGGCCGGTGGCCTCGTACAGGTCGGAGGAGCCGGTGAGCCGGGAAGCGAACTCGCCCAACGTCGCCGGCTCGCCGCGCCAGTAGTCGCGCACCGTGTCGCGGTACTTGCCGTTCCATTCGGTCCACAGCCCGGGAAAGTTGCCGACCTGGTATCCGCCCTCGCCGACGTCCCACGGTTCGGCGATCAGCTTTACCTGGCTCACCACCGGATCCTGTTGCACCAGATCGAAGAACGTGGACAGCCGGTCGACATCGTGCAGCTCGCGTGCCAGGGTCGCGGCCAGGTCGAAGCGGAAGCCGTCGACGTGCATGTCCAGGATCCAGTAGCGCAGGGAGTCCATGATCAGCTGCAGGGTGTGCGGGTGGCGCACGTTCAGGCTGTTGCCGGTGCCGGTGTAATCCATGTAGAGCGACGGGTCGTCGTCGACGAGCCGGTAGTACGCGGCGTTGTCGATGCCGCGGAAGCCGATGGTCGGGCCGAGGTGGTTGCCCTCGGCGGTGTGGTTGTACACCACGTCGAGGATCACCTCGATGCCCTCGGCGTGCAGCGCGCGCACCATCGCCTTGAACTCGGTCACCGCCGAGTCGGCGCGCTTGATCGCGGCGTACTCGTTGTGCGGGGCGAGGTAGCCGAAACTGTTGTAGCCCCAGTAGTTTCGAAGGCCCTGGTGCAGCAGCACCCGATCCTGCAGGAACTGGTGCACCGGCATCAGCTCGATCGCGGTGACGCCCAAGCCTTTCAGGTGCTCGATGATCGCCGGGTGCGCGATGCCGGAGTAGGTGCCGCGCAACTCTTCCGGGACGTCGGGATGCGTCGCGGTCATGCCTTTGACGTGGGCCTCGTAGATCACCGTCTCGTGGTACGGCCGGTTCGGCGCGCGGTCGGTGCCCCAGTCGAAGTACGGGTTGATCACCACGCCCGCCATGGTGTGGCCGAGCGAATCGAGCCCGTGCGTGTACAGCGAGGGGTGGTCGTCGAACGTGCCGTCGAACGCCTTGCCGTACGGGTCGAGCAGCAGTTTGCTCGGATCGCAGCGCAGGCCGTTCTCCGGATCGTAGGGACCGTGCACGCGGAATCCGTAGCGCTGACCCGGCCCGACGGCAGGCAGGTAGGCATGCCACACATAGCCGTCGACCTCGTCGAGCGGTACGCGTGACTCGGTGCCGTCGCGGGCGATCAAGCTCAACTCGACGGCGTCGGCAACCTCCGAGAACACCGAGAAGTTGGTGCCCGCGCCGTCATAGGTCGCGCCCAGTGGGTAGGCGGTGCCGGGCCACACACCGAGTGGTGTCGCGTCACCGGACGCTGCGTCGGGCTGAGCCATAGGAACGACACTAGCGGCAGCGGTGATTCGGGTGCTGCGGGTGGTTGGGACCTGGCGCTCAGCGGGCGTGGACGGAGGCGGGCAACCAGCGCCGCCGGTAGCCGAATCGAACCGCCAGCCGAGCCAGTCCGCCCAGCACCGCGCGTTGCGCCCACGCAGGCAGGCCGGCCAGGTAGCCGTCTTGGTAATCCCACAGCAATGCCAGCGCGAGCGGGTCACGCGGCACCCGGCCGCCGGTTGTTTTGCCCGCGATGTCCAGGTTGTGCCAGAGCTGGAACATCTCCCAGTGCCGCAGGGGCGGCCGGATCTCGTGGTCGAACACGGTGTCGGCGGTCTCGCTCCAGAACTCGTGCACGGTGCCGGCTGGTGCTGTCACCGTGTCGCCGGGATTGGCGATCACCTCGACCCCGTCGATGCGGTACCGGTTGCGGCCTTGCCGGATGGTCCACTGCTCGGTGAGGACCGGGTGCCAATGCGGACCGGCCTGGCGTCCGGCCTGCGGCAGTGTGTGGCGCAGCCGCAGGTAGGGGCCATGTTCGTCGGTGCCCTCCGCGACGAACGTGACGCGGTGCCCGTTGCGGAAGGTGAGGGTCGTACTGTCTCGCATCCTTCAAGATATAAAGGTAACCTTCGTAATGTGTCAACTGCCGATGCGAACGCCACCCTGCTGAAACTGCTGAGTCGAGCCACCACCGCCTACGAGCACGCACTCAATCGGGAGCTGCGTGCGCGCCTCGACGACCGGCTCCGGCCCGCGCACTATGTGGTGTTCCGCCACCTCGACCCGGCGGGGTCCCGGATCACGACCCTGGCCGAGGCGGCCGGGATGACGCAACAGTCGATGGGGGAGTTGGTGATTCATCTCGAGCGCTGCGGGCTGGTCGAGCGGCGGGTCGATCCGGTTGATCGGCGCGCCCGGCTCGTGGTGCTCACCGCGGCCGGCGAGACGGCGCTCGGCATTGCGGCACAGCAGATTCGGCGGATCGAACACACGCTCGCCGACCGGCTCGGCGCGCGCCGGTCGGCGGAGTTGCGTCGGGCGCTGGCTGCGGCGCGGGATGCGCTGGACGCCGAATTCGCCGATCTTGCCGAATGATTCGGGTGTTCCGCTCAGTGCGCGGGACCGAGTGATCGGCGCCAGGTTTGGCCGATCAAGTCGGCGCCCCAGCTGTGATGCGGGCTCTCCTCGGCGAGTTCGAAACCCGCGCGCTGATAGATGTGCCGGGCCGCGGTGAGCACGTCGTTGGTCCACAGCACGATCTCGCGGTAGCCGGCCGCGGTCGCGAAGCGCAGGCATTCCTCGACCAGCGCCGAGCCGACGCCGAGGCCGCGGGCGGTGGGCTCGACGAGCAGCAGGCGCAGCCGCGCGGTGGTCTCGTTCTCGGCGACACAGAAGACGCTGCCGACCGGCTCGCCGCCGGATTCGGCGATCCAGGCGCGTTCGCGCTGCTCGTCGTGCGCGCGCAGGTAGTCGGCGACGATGCGGACGATCAGCTCCTCATACGTTCCGTCCCAACCGTATTCGTCGGTGTAGAGCCGGGCGTGCCGCTCGATCACCCAACCGAAATCGCCCGGCGCGGGCGGCCGAAGGGTGAACGGCGGCGCGGCGGCGGCATTGGCCGGATGATCGAGGATCTGCTGGATGGTTCGCATCGCGGTGACCAGCCGGGCGCGGGTGGCGGGCGGTTTGGCGTTGAGCAGGTAGCCGATCTCGTCGCTGGAGCGTTGATCGAGCACGGCGAAGATCTCCTTGCCCTTGGCGGTCAGCCGCACCTCCTGGCGACGGCCGTCGCTGTCGGAACGGTTGCGCAGCACCAGGCCCTCGCGTTCGAAACGGGTCAGGATGCGGCTGAGGTATCCGGCGTCGAGATCCAGTGTCTGCCGCAGGGTTACCACCTCGGTGATCCCGGAGTTGGCCAGCTCGAACAGGATTCGCACCTCGGTCAGCGAATACTCGCTGTCCAGCAACCCTTCCCGGAGCACACCGATGACTCGGGTGTAGCGGCGGTTGAACTCCCGGACTGCGGCGATATCGGTGGCGGCGACGGTGGTCACGACGGCTCCGTTCCTCGGTGACGTCAAGTCGATCATTGACTGAGTCAAAGAATACGC
This genomic stretch from Nocardia brasiliensis ATCC 700358 harbors:
- a CDS encoding MarR family winged helix-turn-helix transcriptional regulator; this translates as MSTADANATLLKLLSRATTAYEHALNRELRARLDDRLRPAHYVVFRHLDPAGSRITTLAEAAGMTQQSMGELVIHLERCGLVERRVDPVDRRARLVVLTAAGETALGIAAQQIRRIEHTLADRLGARRSAELRRALAAARDALDAEFADLAE
- the treY gene encoding malto-oligosyltrehalose synthase; translation: MTPSDATETHVTDPLSLRRTKARPTTIRSTYRLQLRPDALTFADARAIAEYLQQLGISHLYLSPILTATKGSTHGYDVTDPTTVSAALGGPAGLKALSDEVRSRGMGLLVDLVPNHVGVADPRQNPWWWDVLRNGRESSFAHYFDIDWSAGNGAGGRLALPVLQSENDPAALTVDRSGAEPMLALHDLRFPIAPGTDGDNALRIHDKQHYRLVSWKAGVCTYRRYFTVGGLAAIRQEDPEVFEITHRELAAWCAHDIIDGVRIDHPDGLADPGAYLIRLRQIIGPNRLLLVEKVLSNREPLDVTLPIDGTTGYDALADVGGVLIDPEGEPALTELSCRFAGHGSDRAWISETEHRIKRAVAETVLTADVRRLVAAIKRDARAESVDTMALTNATIEVLAFMPVYRTDYAPLAGMTAAVITEVERRNSELTNPLAVLTAALAIGGEAVTRFHQVGGAILAKAVEDTMFYQAARLVSLQEMGGNPARFGRSLIEFHLANIERAQRWPATMTTLSTHDTKRGEDVRARIGVLSQAAKDWARSVTSWQETAPGPDGATTLFLLQNMFGVWPPDGRPAAAIPGFRERLHQFAEKAIREAGTKTSWEEPDAAFEDEVHTWVDTVIDGPVGTELGDLVHRLAPHAWSDALAQKLLQLCGPGIPDLYQGCELWEDSLVDPDNRRPVDFALRAGMLQSLTGTPELDVTGAVKMWIVAYALWLRRERPDCFVGGTYAPLFGTGSEAQRLIAYTRGRPAEAPEIIVAATRHSVGLAETGWGDTALELPEGTWIDRLTGHTFQGRIRIERLFARLPVALLVR
- the glgX gene encoding glycogen debranching protein GlgX, whose protein sequence is MAQPDAASGDATPLGVWPGTAYPLGATYDGAGTNFSVFSEVADAVELSLIARDGTESRVPLDEVDGYVWHAYLPAVGPGQRYGFRVHGPYDPENGLRCDPSKLLLDPYGKAFDGTFDDHPSLYTHGLDSLGHTMAGVVINPYFDWGTDRAPNRPYHETVIYEAHVKGMTATHPDVPEELRGTYSGIAHPAIIEHLKGLGVTAIELMPVHQFLQDRVLLHQGLRNYWGYNSFGYLAPHNEYAAIKRADSAVTEFKAMVRALHAEGIEVILDVVYNHTAEGNHLGPTIGFRGIDNAAYYRLVDDDPSLYMDYTGTGNSLNVRHPHTLQLIMDSLRYWILDMHVDGFRFDLAATLARELHDVDRLSTFFDLVQQDPVVSQVKLIAEPWDVGEGGYQVGNFPGLWTEWNGKYRDTVRDYWRGEPATLGEFASRLTGSSDLYEATGRRPSASINFVTAHDGFTLRDLVSYNEKHNEANGEDNRDGESWNRSWNCGVEGPTDDPDILALRARQSRNLLATLVLSQGVPMLAHGDEMGRTQHGNNNVYCQDSPLAWMDWSLLQQNSDLLEFTRNVIALRTEHPIFRRRRFLDGRPVRSRDHARDVAWFTPEGSEMTTADWDSGFGKSLTVFLNGRGIHEPDPRGERITDDSFLLCFNAHDEAMDFTLPNSDYGMSWTVALDCATPTGIADAHYPAAATVAVESRCLLVLRHAG
- a CDS encoding bifunctional helix-turn-helix transcriptional regulator/GNAT family N-acetyltransferase yields the protein MTTVAATDIAAVREFNRRYTRVIGVLREGLLDSEYSLTEVRILFELANSGITEVVTLRQTLDLDAGYLSRILTRFEREGLVLRNRSDSDGRRQEVRLTAKGKEIFAVLDQRSSDEIGYLLNAKPPATRARLVTAMRTIQQILDHPANAAAAPPFTLRPPAPGDFGWVIERHARLYTDEYGWDGTYEELIVRIVADYLRAHDEQRERAWIAESGGEPVGSVFCVAENETTARLRLLLVEPTARGLGVGSALVEECLRFATAAGYREIVLWTNDVLTAARHIYQRAGFELAEESPHHSWGADLIGQTWRRSLGPAH
- a CDS encoding cupin domain-containing protein, with the translated sequence MRDSTTLTFRNGHRVTFVAEGTDEHGPYLRLRHTLPQAGRQAGPHWHPVLTEQWTIRQGRNRYRIDGVEVIANPGDTVTAPAGTVHEFWSETADTVFDHEIRPPLRHWEMFQLWHNLDIAGKTTGGRVPRDPLALALLWDYQDGYLAGLPAWAQRAVLGGLARLAVRFGYRRRWLPASVHAR